From Spartobacteria bacterium, a single genomic window includes:
- a CDS encoding HlyD family secretion protein encodes MNRKRSSVPVRLSWKVRLHSSWPFFVWVLAALLAVPLVLKDSDWVLGTRILGIVGRETIVVSPVETARIRRILVVPGETVTNGQPLVEMDTASIDYELAGDLLDAQRTAQSIYDRRYSLVNNLSQRKEWLADSQTALAKYRMTQAIDQAELEQLIIEQTRRSVAFAEGMIDEIEKTELEPRRAKLQESVQIHAQLMQSLQEVIADAKRQVLLSEQALEQFDRERISVDDVQHMVQRIEQETKRYRDSYVLRSPCRGTISEVRSEEGEVIRADRTVLRIVPESLSTVVALIPEQQSMSMHENEVVRIGALNCREKGRVNLSAVVESLSEEVRVEAALLNIGGRMVPMRSRRAILRLEQPEKSLLIAGEVVEITLPRVEKSFWGALIRKCTSAEIIP; translated from the coding sequence ATGAATCGAAAAAGGTCGTCTGTGCCCGTTCGTTTGTCTTGGAAAGTACGTCTGCACTCTTCTTGGCCTTTTTTTGTGTGGGTGCTGGCCGCACTGCTGGCTGTACCGCTGGTTTTAAAAGACAGTGACTGGGTGCTTGGTACGCGTATTCTCGGAATTGTAGGGAGGGAAACCATTGTTGTTTCCCCTGTGGAAACGGCGCGAATTCGCCGTATTCTGGTTGTTCCCGGTGAAACGGTGACGAATGGGCAGCCGCTGGTTGAAATGGATACCGCCTCTATTGATTATGAACTGGCCGGCGATCTGCTGGATGCGCAGCGCACTGCGCAGTCAATTTATGACCGTCGTTACAGTCTTGTGAACAACCTGTCGCAACGTAAAGAATGGCTTGCGGACAGTCAAACGGCACTGGCGAAGTATCGTATGACCCAGGCCATTGATCAGGCAGAATTGGAGCAGCTGATTATTGAGCAGACGCGTCGTTCAGTCGCGTTTGCCGAGGGCATGATCGACGAAATCGAAAAAACGGAGCTGGAGCCGCGGCGGGCTAAACTCCAGGAATCTGTGCAGATTCATGCGCAGCTCATGCAGTCTCTGCAAGAGGTTATTGCAGATGCGAAACGACAGGTTCTATTGTCCGAACAGGCACTGGAACAATTTGATCGCGAGCGTATATCCGTAGATGACGTACAGCATATGGTGCAGCGCATCGAACAGGAAACAAAACGATATAGAGACAGTTATGTTTTACGTTCACCCTGTCGGGGGACTATTTCCGAAGTCCGTAGCGAAGAGGGGGAAGTGATCCGTGCTGACCGCACTGTTTTACGCATCGTTCCCGAATCGCTGAGCACGGTTGTGGCACTGATTCCGGAGCAGCAGAGTATGAGCATGCATGAAAATGAAGTTGTGAGGATCGGAGCGTTGAATTGTCGGGAAAAGGGTCGCGTCAACCTGTCCGCCGTCGTGGAGTCTTTGTCTGAAGAAGTGCGGGTGGAGGCGGCGCTGTTGAATATTGGTGGACGAATGGTGCCGATGCGTTCCCGTCGGGCTATATTACGCCTGGAACAGCCGGAAAAGAGTTTGCTTATCGCGGGCGAGGTGGTGGAAATCACTCTGCCTCGTGTCGAAAAATCTTTTTGGGGTGCTCTTATTCGTAAATGCACTTCCGCAGAGATCATTCCATGA
- a CDS encoding DUF4956 domain-containing protein gives MDFSTVFESARIMGTLDIVTAMLCSFVLCMWFAAIYRWTFQGFSYSRAFIHAMVLGGMVTAMLIMAIGNNLARGLGILGTLAVIRFRTPVRDPRDMIFLFACLASGIACGATTYLVGVVGAICVGLAALFLHFSPFASRRNMEGLLRFSMNVEADAVQDAVEKILADFCRKFDLVAMRETSQGHQLELAYHVRLYDPSYRMDLVEAVKKMDHVQDASLMMHRTTVEL, from the coding sequence ATGGATTTTTCCACCGTATTTGAATCCGCTCGCATTATGGGAACGCTGGATATTGTCACGGCCATGTTGTGTTCCTTTGTTCTATGTATGTGGTTCGCGGCCATCTACCGCTGGACGTTTCAGGGGTTCTCTTATTCCCGCGCTTTTATCCATGCCATGGTGCTGGGGGGCATGGTTACGGCCATGCTGATTATGGCGATCGGGAATAATCTGGCGAGAGGGCTGGGTATTCTCGGGACGCTGGCCGTCATACGTTTTCGGACGCCTGTTCGTGATCCACGGGATATGATTTTTCTTTTTGCCTGTCTCGCTTCGGGGATTGCCTGCGGTGCGACGACGTACCTGGTGGGTGTTGTCGGTGCGATCTGTGTCGGGCTGGCCGCCTTGTTTCTTCATTTTTCGCCTTTCGCTTCGCGGCGTAATATGGAGGGCCTGCTGCGTTTCTCCATGAATGTGGAGGCCGATGCCGTGCAGGATGCGGTGGAAAAGATTCTGGCAGACTTTTGCCGAAAGTTTGATTTGGTAGCCATGCGCGAGACCAGTCAGGGACATCAGCTGGAGCTCGCGTATCACGTGCGCCTGTATGATCCGAGCTATCGGATGGATTTAGTGGAGGCCGTGAAAAAAATGGATCATGTGCAGGATGCGTCGTTGATGATGCATCGGACAACCGTCGAATTATAA
- a CDS encoding permease, whose translation MNTTINGIINVWNATWETVVEMAPYLLLGFAIAGIFKVLIRRAWVIDHLGGKGWLTTIKATLIGVPMPLCSCGVIPVATALKNRGAGKGATAAFLSSTPQTGVDSVLATWGMLGWPVAIVRLISAFASGILSGWLVDHFDHERIPQTSPDPKEKSSAPVVHTSLRQKIKAALKYGFYDLPGDIGGSVIIGLLIAGVVSAVIPQNALPGYVTGGFTGLVLVTLMAVPVYVCSTGSIPIAVALVHAGFPVGTAFVFLVAGPATNAATVSALWKVMGRQSVMLYLTSIIVVSWITGGLLNLMNAQVLGYVTHSGMDHSGMSESTWTDPLAGGLLLLVLVFPIIREKMTKNGKTEK comes from the coding sequence ATGAATACTACTATAAATGGAATAATCAACGTCTGGAACGCAACCTGGGAAACGGTCGTTGAGATGGCACCCTATCTGCTACTCGGGTTTGCCATAGCAGGTATTTTCAAAGTACTTATTCGGCGCGCATGGGTGATCGATCATCTGGGGGGCAAAGGCTGGCTGACGACCATCAAGGCCACACTGATAGGTGTACCCATGCCTCTGTGTTCCTGCGGGGTCATTCCAGTGGCCACCGCGCTAAAAAATCGCGGAGCTGGTAAAGGGGCCACCGCCGCGTTTTTGTCATCGACACCACAAACCGGAGTGGACAGTGTTCTCGCAACATGGGGTATGCTGGGTTGGCCGGTGGCCATCGTACGGCTGATATCAGCCTTCGCATCGGGTATTCTCTCTGGATGGCTGGTGGATCATTTTGATCACGAAAGAATTCCGCAGACCTCACCCGATCCGAAAGAAAAATCATCGGCACCGGTGGTGCATACATCACTACGGCAAAAGATAAAAGCAGCACTGAAATATGGCTTTTATGATTTGCCGGGCGATATCGGGGGCTCCGTAATCATCGGATTACTGATCGCAGGTGTGGTAAGTGCCGTTATTCCACAGAATGCGCTGCCCGGTTATGTGACCGGCGGCTTTACCGGACTGGTTCTCGTCACGCTGATGGCTGTTCCAGTGTACGTGTGTTCGACAGGTTCCATACCCATTGCTGTGGCACTGGTTCATGCCGGTTTTCCAGTGGGTACCGCCTTTGTTTTTCTAGTGGCGGGTCCGGCCACCAACGCGGCGACGGTTAGTGCGTTATGGAAAGTGATGGGACGTCAGAGCGTCATGCTGTACCTGACATCAATCATTGTCGTGTCCTGGATCACGGGCGGCCTGCTGAATTTGATGAACGCACAAGTCCTCGGATATGTAACCCACAGCGGCATGGATCACAGCGGCATGAGCGAAAGCACGTGGACGGACCCCTTGGCGGGCGGGCTGCTCCTGCTCGTTCTGGTCTTTCCCATTATACGGGAAAAAATGACAAAGAACGGAAAGACAGAGAAATAA